A stretch of Castanea sativa cultivar Marrone di Chiusa Pesio chromosome 2, ASM4071231v1 DNA encodes these proteins:
- the LOC142626295 gene encoding uncharacterized protein LOC142626295 has translation MSVLVKTDSEVSSLSQSSPARSPRRPVYYVQSPSRDSHDGEKTTNSFNSSPVLSPMGSPPHSHSNSSLGPHSRESSSTRFSGSLKPGSRKNNNNNNNSQRKGWKPWKDQFDSIEEEGLLNDEDGNQHFLRRRFYCLAFVVGFLVLFSSFSLILWGASRPQKPTITMKSILFDQFVIQAGADASGVATAMVSMNSTVKLTFRNTATFFGVHVTSTPLDLTYSQLKVATGTIDEFYQSRKSQRSIAIILKGSNIPLYGGGSSLGSQNGAPIDPVPVTLNFMVRSRAYVLGKLVKPKFYKRVECSVIMDPKKMNVAISLNNKCTYK, from the exons atgTCAGTGTTGGTGAAGACAGACTCGGAGGTGAGTAGCTTGAGCCAATCCTCACCAGCAAGGTCTCCTCGGCGACCTGTGTACTACGTGCAGAGCCCATCTAGGGACTCTCACGATGGAGAAAAGACCACAAACTCTTTCAACTCGAGCCCGGTGCTCAGTCCTATGGGCTCTCCTCCTCACTCTCACTCCAACTCTTCTCTTGGTCCTCACTCCCGTGAGTCCTCCTCCACTCGCTTCTCTGGTTCCCTCAAGCCTGGTTCACGcaagaacaacaacaataacaacaactcGCAAAGGAAGGGTTGGAAGCCATGGAAGGATCAGTTTGATTCCATTGAAGAAGAAGGCCTTTTGAACGATGAGGATGGAAACCAACATTTCCTCCGCCGTCGTTTTTACTGTCTTGCTTTTGTTGTCGGCTTCTTGGTgcttttctcttccttttctttgattttgtggGGTGCAAGTCGTCCTCAAAAACCCACAATCACTATGaag AGCATTTTATTTGATCAGTTTGTGATTCAAGCTGGTGCGGATGCATCAGGAGTAGCCACTGCGATGGTGTCCATGAATTCCACAGTGAAGCTCACATTTCGTAACACTGCCACATTTTTTGGGGTCCATGTCACATCAACACCTTTAGATCTCACATACTCTCAACTGAAAGTAGCCACTGGAACC ATAGATGAATTTTATCAATCAAGAAAGAGTCAGAGATCAATAGCAATCATTTTGAAAGGAAGCAATATCCCACTGTATGGAGGAGGATCTAGCTTGGGCAGCCAAAATGGTGCACCAATTGATCCAGTGCCAGTGACATTGAACTTCATGGTTCGGTCAAGAGCTTATGTTTTGGGTAAACTGGTCAAGCCAAAGTTCTACAAGAGAGTTGAGTGTTCGGTGATTATGGATCCCAAGAAAATGAACGTGGCAATTTCGCTGAACAACAAGTGCACTTACAAGTAG